One window from the genome of Pseudomonas frederiksbergensis encodes:
- a CDS encoding glycosyltransferase family 4 protein, giving the protein MFYAPASGGVRTYLDAKHRRLGNRPGIRHSLLVPGAHLSEQDGIYKVPAPPLPFGKGYRFPLRLAPWRNVLRDLQPDLIEVGDPYLTAWAALDARRQLDVPVIGFYHSDLPLLVSNRMGSWFTPNIEAYVSKLYGNFDRVLAPSQVMADKLTGLGVKNVYVQPLGVDLQTFNPAARDPELRAELGIAEDARLLIFAGRGSKEKNLPVLLKCMKRLGERYHLLLVGSSMPALVPDNVTVIDEFCPAPQVARLMASADALLHAGDQETFGLVILEAMASGIPVVAVAAGAFSEIVQEDCGLLCTPDNPQAMANAVRQLFAEGCAQRGASARRHVERHYAWDSVVNSLLGHYYSVLGAEMPLLANG; this is encoded by the coding sequence ATGTTCTACGCCCCCGCCAGCGGCGGCGTGCGCACCTACCTGGACGCCAAGCACCGGCGCCTGGGCAATCGGCCCGGTATTCGCCATAGCCTGTTGGTTCCCGGTGCGCACTTGAGTGAACAGGACGGCATCTACAAAGTACCCGCCCCTCCGCTGCCCTTCGGCAAGGGCTATCGCTTTCCGCTGCGCCTGGCGCCCTGGCGCAATGTCCTGCGCGATCTGCAGCCTGACCTGATTGAAGTCGGCGATCCGTATCTGACCGCCTGGGCCGCCCTCGATGCCCGGCGACAACTCGATGTCCCCGTCATCGGTTTCTATCACTCCGACTTGCCACTGCTGGTCAGCAACCGGATGGGAAGTTGGTTCACCCCTAACATCGAAGCCTACGTCAGCAAGTTATACGGCAACTTCGACCGAGTCCTGGCGCCGAGCCAGGTGATGGCAGACAAGCTGACCGGGCTGGGCGTGAAGAATGTCTATGTACAACCCTTGGGCGTAGACCTTCAAACCTTCAACCCCGCCGCCCGCGACCCTGAACTGCGGGCAGAGCTGGGCATCGCCGAAGACGCGCGGCTGCTGATTTTCGCAGGCCGTGGTTCCAAGGAGAAAAACCTGCCGGTGCTGCTCAAGTGCATGAAACGCCTGGGCGAGCGCTACCACTTATTGCTGGTCGGTTCTTCGATGCCGGCCCTGGTGCCGGACAACGTCACGGTCATCGACGAATTCTGCCCGGCGCCCCAGGTCGCCCGGCTGATGGCCAGCGCCGACGCGCTGCTGCATGCCGGCGACCAGGAAACCTTTGGCTTGGTGATCCTCGAAGCGATGGCCAGCGGCATTCCGGTAGTGGCGGTCGCTGCGGGCGCGTTCAGCGAAATCGTCCAGGAAGACTGCGGCCTGCTGTGCACGCCAGACAACCCGCAGGCCATGGCCAACGCCGTGCGACAACTGTTCGCCGAAGGGTGTGCGCAGCGCGGCGCCAGCGCACGCCGGCATGTGGAGCGGCATTACGCCTGGGACTCGGTGGTCAATAGCCTGCTGGGCCATTACTACAGCGTGCTCGGCGCAGAGATGCCGCTGTTGGCCAATGGTTGA
- a CDS encoding helicase HerA-like domain-containing protein — protein MPDSSQLIIGADLAGQPVAQAMRLANRHGLVAGATGTGKTVTLQRLAEMFSDAGVAVFAADIKGDLCGLGAAGAPQGKIAERIAGMPWLGHKPQAYPVTLWDIHGQSGHPLRTTLSEMGPLLLGSLLELTDSQQSALYAAFKVADREGLLLLDLKDLKALLNHLKDNPELLGDDAALMTTGSSQALMRRLSTLEQQGADALFGEPALQLEDILQPASDGRGRIHLLDASRLVHEAPKVYATFLLWLLAELFEQLPERGDADKPLLALFFDEAHLLFAGTPKALQDRLEQVVRLIRSKGVGVYFVTQSPGDLPDDVLAQLGLRIQHGLRAFTAKEQKSLRAVAEGFRPNPQFDALAVLTELGIGEALVGTLQEKGTPEIVQRVLVAPPQSRIGPLSDAERAGLIASSSLQGRYDKPIDRESAYEVLMGRKGLEPQAEAAPGKPAADEPSFTEQAGEFLGTAAGQALKSAMRQAANQLGRQLVRGLMGSLLGGSKRR, from the coding sequence ATGCCTGACTCATCGCAACTCATTATCGGGGCCGACCTTGCCGGCCAACCTGTCGCCCAGGCCATGCGCCTGGCGAACCGCCATGGACTGGTGGCGGGTGCCACTGGCACGGGCAAGACCGTCACCCTGCAACGCCTGGCCGAGATGTTCAGTGACGCCGGCGTGGCCGTGTTCGCGGCGGACATCAAGGGCGACCTGTGCGGCCTCGGTGCTGCCGGCGCTCCCCAGGGCAAGATCGCCGAGCGCATTGCCGGCATGCCTTGGCTCGGCCACAAGCCCCAGGCATATCCAGTGACCTTGTGGGACATTCATGGCCAATCGGGCCATCCGCTACGCACGACCCTCAGTGAGATGGGACCGTTGTTGCTCGGCAGCCTGTTGGAGCTGACCGACAGCCAGCAATCGGCGTTGTATGCGGCGTTCAAGGTTGCCGATCGCGAGGGGCTGTTGTTGCTGGATCTGAAAGACTTGAAGGCGCTGCTCAATCACCTCAAGGACAACCCCGAACTGCTTGGCGACGATGCGGCCCTGATGACCACGGGTTCCAGCCAGGCGCTGATGCGACGCTTGTCCACGCTGGAACAGCAAGGCGCCGACGCCTTGTTCGGTGAGCCGGCGCTGCAACTCGAAGACATCCTGCAGCCGGCGAGCGATGGCCGCGGCCGTATTCATCTGCTGGACGCCAGCCGCCTGGTCCATGAGGCGCCGAAGGTCTACGCAACGTTCCTGTTGTGGCTGCTGGCCGAATTATTCGAGCAACTGCCCGAGCGCGGCGACGCGGACAAACCTTTGCTCGCGCTGTTTTTCGACGAGGCGCACCTGTTGTTTGCCGGTACGCCCAAGGCGCTGCAGGATCGGCTGGAGCAAGTTGTCCGGTTGATCCGCTCCAAGGGGGTCGGGGTTTATTTCGTGACCCAGTCGCCAGGTGATTTGCCGGACGATGTGCTGGCGCAGTTGGGATTGCGCATCCAGCACGGCCTGCGAGCGTTTACCGCCAAGGAACAGAAATCCCTGCGGGCGGTGGCGGAGGGCTTCCGACCGAACCCGCAATTCGATGCGTTGGCGGTACTCACCGAACTGGGCATCGGCGAAGCCCTGGTCGGCACGCTGCAAGAAAAAGGCACCCCGGAAATCGTCCAGCGCGTACTGGTGGCGCCACCGCAGTCGCGTATCGGGCCGTTGAGCGACGCCGAGCGCGCCGGGTTGATCGCCAGTTCGTCGTTGCAGGGGCGCTACGACAAGCCCATTGACCGTGAGTCGGCCTATGAAGTGTTGATGGGCCGCAAGGGGCTGGAGCCCCAGGCCGAAGCGGCACCGGGCAAGCCGGCGGCGGACGAGCCGAGCTTCACCGAACAGGCCGGGGAATTCCTCGGCACCGCGGCGGGCCAGGCACTGAAGTCGGCGATGCGCCAGGCGGCCAATCAATTGGGCCGGCAATTGGTGCGGGGGTTGATGGGGTCGTTGTTGGGCGGCAGCAAGCGGCGGTAA
- a CDS encoding DUF721 domain-containing protein — protein MAFRPLPAKAPAVLLREAKPLKAIFGHARRLGHLQRLLDSQLQPAAREHCHVASWREGSLLLIVTDGHWATRLRYQQKRLLRQLQAFEEFANLTRILFKVQPPTVQGGAKGHTLDLSTDAAATIQATADGISDPNLRAALERLAAHARPKE, from the coding sequence ATGGCCTTCCGCCCTCTTCCAGCCAAGGCACCCGCCGTTCTGCTGCGCGAAGCCAAGCCGCTGAAAGCCATTTTCGGCCACGCCCGGCGCCTCGGCCATCTGCAACGCCTGCTGGACAGCCAGTTGCAACCCGCCGCGCGCGAGCACTGCCACGTCGCCTCCTGGCGCGAAGGCAGTTTGTTGCTGATCGTCACCGACGGCCACTGGGCCACGCGCCTGCGTTATCAGCAGAAGCGCTTGCTGCGCCAACTCCAGGCGTTCGAGGAATTCGCCAACCTGACGCGCATCCTGTTCAAGGTACAGCCGCCTACCGTACAGGGCGGCGCCAAGGGACATACCCTGGACCTGTCCACTGACGCGGCCGCGACCATCCAGGCCACCGCCGACGGCATCAGCGATCCCAACCTGCGGGCAGCGCTGGAGCGATTGGCGGCGCATGCGCGCCCCAAGGAATGA
- the secA gene encoding preprotein translocase subunit SecA, with translation MFAPLLKKLFGSKNEREVKRMLKTVQIVNAFEEQMVALSDDQLRAKTAEFKDRIAKGETLDQILPEAFAVCREAGKRVMGMRHFDVQLIGGMTLHEGKIAEMRTGEGKTLVATLAVYLNALSGKGVHVVTVNDYLARRDANWMRPLYEFLGLTVGVVTPFQPPEEKRAAYASDITYGTNNEFGFDYLRDNMAFSMEEKFQRELNFAVIDEVDSILIDEARTPLIISGQAEDSSKLYIEINKLIPQLTLHVEEVEGEVTQPGHYTVDEKTRQVELNESGHQFIEEMLTRVGLLAEGESLYSAHNLGLLTHVYAGLRAHKLFHRNVEYIVQDGQVVLVDEHTGRTMPGRRLSEGLHQAIEAKEGLNIQAESQTLASTTFQNYFRLYNKLSGMTGTADTEAFEFHQIYGLQVVVIPPNKPLARKDYNDLVFLTAEEKYAAIINDIKEGMAQGRPILVGTATIETSEHMSNLLNKEGIEHKVLNAKFHEKEAEIIAQAGRPGALTIATNMAGRGTDILLGGNWEVEVASLENPTPEQIAQIKADWQKRHQQVLESGGLQVIASERHESRRIDNQLRGRAGRQGDAGSSRFYLSLEDSLMRIFASDRVKNFMKALGMQPGEAIEHRMVTNAIEKAQRKVEGRNFDIRKQLLEFDDVNNEQRKVIYHMRNSLLAADDIGETIADFRREVLDATVSAHIPPQSLPEQWDVAGLEAALRSDFGVSLPIQQWLDEDDHLYEETLREKLLAELIAAYNEKEDQAGAEALRSFEKQIVLRVLDDLWKDHLSTMDHLRHGIHLRGYAQKNPKQEYKRESFTLFSELLDSIKRDSIRVLSHVQVRREDPAEEEARLRQEAEALAARMQFEHAEAPGLEVAQAMEEGVDVDVALATAPVRNEQKLGRNELCYCGSGKKYKHCHGQIQ, from the coding sequence ATGTTTGCGCCTTTGTTAAAGAAACTTTTTGGAAGCAAGAATGAGCGTGAAGTCAAGCGCATGCTCAAGACGGTACAGATCGTCAATGCCTTCGAAGAGCAAATGGTGGCCCTTTCGGACGATCAGTTACGCGCCAAGACTGCCGAATTCAAGGACCGCATCGCCAAGGGCGAAACCCTTGACCAGATCCTGCCCGAAGCCTTTGCGGTCTGCCGCGAAGCCGGCAAGCGGGTCATGGGTATGCGCCACTTCGACGTCCAGTTGATCGGCGGCATGACCTTGCACGAAGGCAAGATCGCCGAAATGCGCACCGGTGAGGGCAAGACCCTCGTGGCTACGCTGGCGGTATATCTCAATGCATTGTCCGGCAAGGGCGTGCACGTGGTGACGGTCAACGACTACCTGGCCCGTCGCGACGCCAACTGGATGCGCCCGCTCTACGAATTCCTCGGCCTGACCGTCGGCGTCGTCACGCCGTTCCAGCCGCCGGAAGAGAAGCGCGCCGCCTACGCCTCGGACATCACCTACGGCACCAACAACGAATTCGGTTTCGACTACCTGCGCGACAATATGGCGTTCAGCATGGAAGAAAAATTCCAGCGTGAACTCAACTTTGCCGTGATCGACGAAGTCGACTCCATCCTCATCGACGAAGCCCGTACGCCGCTGATCATTTCCGGCCAGGCCGAGGACAGCTCCAAGCTGTACATCGAGATCAACAAGCTGATCCCGCAGCTCACGTTGCACGTCGAAGAAGTGGAAGGCGAAGTCACCCAGCCCGGCCACTACACCGTCGACGAGAAGACCCGCCAGGTCGAACTCAACGAATCCGGCCACCAGTTCATCGAAGAGATGCTGACCCGCGTCGGCCTGTTGGCTGAAGGCGAAAGCCTGTACTCGGCCCATAACCTGGGCCTGCTGACCCACGTCTATGCCGGCCTGCGCGCCCACAAGCTGTTCCATCGCAACGTCGAATACATCGTGCAGGACGGCCAGGTCGTGCTGGTTGACGAACACACCGGCCGCACCATGCCGGGCCGTCGCCTGTCCGAAGGCCTGCACCAGGCCATCGAAGCCAAGGAAGGCCTGAACATCCAGGCCGAGAGCCAAACCCTGGCGTCGACCACCTTCCAAAACTACTTCCGCCTGTATAACAAGCTGTCAGGCATGACCGGTACCGCTGACACCGAAGCGTTCGAATTCCACCAGATCTACGGCCTGCAAGTGGTGGTGATCCCGCCGAACAAGCCGCTGGCGCGCAAAGACTACAACGACCTGGTGTTCCTGACCGCCGAAGAGAAATACGCGGCGATCATCAACGACATCAAGGAAGGCATGGCCCAGGGCCGTCCGATCCTGGTGGGTACCGCCACCATCGAAACCTCCGAGCACATGTCCAACCTGCTCAACAAGGAAGGCATCGAGCACAAGGTCCTCAACGCCAAGTTCCACGAGAAGGAAGCCGAGATCATCGCCCAGGCCGGTCGCCCGGGTGCGCTGACCATCGCCACCAACATGGCCGGTCGTGGTACCGACATCCTGCTGGGCGGCAACTGGGAAGTGGAAGTCGCTTCCCTGGAAAACCCGACCCCCGAGCAGATCGCGCAGATCAAGGCTGACTGGCAGAAGCGTCACCAGCAGGTGCTCGAATCCGGCGGCTTGCAGGTGATCGCGTCCGAGCGTCACGAATCCCGTCGTATCGACAACCAGTTGCGTGGCCGCGCCGGTCGCCAGGGTGACGCCGGCTCCAGCCGCTTCTACCTGTCGCTCGAAGACAGCCTGATGCGCATCTTTGCCTCCGACCGGGTGAAGAATTTCATGAAGGCCCTGGGCATGCAGCCGGGCGAGGCGATCGAACACCGCATGGTGACCAACGCCATCGAAAAGGCCCAGCGCAAGGTCGAAGGCCGCAACTTCGATATTCGCAAGCAACTGCTGGAGTTCGACGACGTCAACAACGAGCAGCGTAAAGTGATCTATCACATGCGCAACAGCCTGTTGGCCGCCGACGACATTGGCGAAACCATCGCCGATTTCCGCCGCGAAGTGCTCGACGCGACTGTCAGCGCCCACATCCCTCCGCAGTCGCTGCCGGAACAGTGGGACGTCGCAGGGTTGGAAGCTGCCCTGCGCAGCGATTTTGGCGTGTCGTTGCCGATCCAGCAGTGGCTCGACGAAGACGATCATCTTTATGAGGAAACCCTGCGCGAGAAGTTGCTGGCCGAACTGATCGCCGCGTACAACGAGAAAGAAGACCAGGCCGGCGCCGAGGCGCTGCGCTCCTTCGAGAAGCAAATCGTGCTGCGCGTGCTGGACGACTTGTGGAAAGACCACCTGTCGACCATGGATCACCTGCGCCACGGTATCCACTTGCGCGGTTACGCCCAGAAGAACCCGAAGCAGGAATACAAGCGCGAGTCCTTCACGCTGTTCTCCGAGCTGCTGGATTCGATCAAGCGCGACTCGATTCGTGTCCTGTCCCACGTCCAGGTGCGCCGCGAAGATCCGGCCGAAGAAGAGGCTCGCCTGCGTCAGGAAGCCGAAGCGTTGGCCGCCCGCATGCAGTTCGAACATGCCGAAGCCCCAGGCTTGGAAGTGGCCCAGGCGATGGAAGAGGGCGTCGATGTGGATGTGGCCCTGGCCACCGCGCCGGTGCGCAACGAGCAGAAGCTGGGCCGTAACGAACTGTGCTACTGCGGTTCGGGCAAGAAATACAAGCATTGCCACGGGCAGATCCAATAA
- the argJ gene encoding bifunctional glutamate N-acetyltransferase/amino-acid acetyltransferase ArgJ — protein MAVGLGPLPTLHPVAGFELGIASAGIKRPGRKDVVVMRCAEGSTVAGVFTLNAFCAAPVILAKQRVQGAVRYLLTNTGNANAGTGAPGLAAAERACAKLAELTGVDASQVLPYSTGVIGEPLPVEKIEGALQAALDDLSENNWAAAATGIMTTDTLPKGASRQFQHDGVTITVTGISKGAGMIRPNMATMLGYIATDAKVSRQVLQDLMLDGANKSFNRITIDGDTSTNDCCMLIATGKANLPEITEASGPLFAALKQAVFEVCMEVAQAIVRDGEGATKFVTVQVNGGGNHQECLDVGYTVAHSPLIKTALFASDPNWGRILAAVGRAGVPELDVSKIDVFLGEVCIASQGARAATYTEAQGAAVMQQEEITIRIELGRGDCSETIWTTDLSHEYVKINAEYRT, from the coding sequence ATGGCTGTTGGTCTTGGTCCGTTGCCGACGTTGCACCCGGTTGCCGGTTTTGAACTCGGTATTGCCTCGGCGGGCATCAAGCGCCCCGGGCGCAAGGATGTCGTGGTCATGCGTTGCGCCGAAGGCTCGACGGTGGCAGGCGTGTTCACCCTCAACGCGTTTTGTGCCGCGCCCGTGATCCTGGCCAAGCAACGCGTGCAAGGGGCGGTGCGTTACCTGCTGACCAACACCGGTAACGCCAACGCCGGCACCGGCGCGCCAGGCCTGGCTGCCGCCGAGCGTGCATGCGCCAAGCTGGCCGAACTGACGGGCGTCGATGCCAGCCAGGTGCTGCCTTACTCCACCGGCGTCATCGGCGAACCGCTGCCGGTCGAGAAGATCGAAGGCGCGCTGCAAGCCGCGCTCGATGACCTTTCGGAAAACAACTGGGCCGCCGCCGCCACCGGCATCATGACCACAGACACGCTGCCCAAGGGCGCGAGCCGCCAATTCCAGCACGACGGCGTGACCATCACCGTCACCGGTATCAGCAAAGGCGCCGGCATGATCCGCCCGAACATGGCGACCATGCTCGGCTACATCGCCACCGACGCCAAGGTTTCGCGCCAAGTGCTGCAAGACCTGATGCTCGACGGCGCCAACAAGTCGTTCAACCGCATCACCATCGACGGCGACACTTCCACCAATGACTGCTGCATGCTGATCGCCACTGGCAAGGCCAACCTGCCGGAAATCACCGAAGCCAGCGGCCCGCTGTTCGCGGCCCTGAAGCAGGCCGTATTCGAAGTGTGCATGGAAGTGGCCCAGGCCATCGTCCGTGACGGCGAGGGCGCGACCAAGTTCGTCACCGTGCAGGTCAACGGCGGTGGCAATCACCAGGAATGCCTGGACGTCGGCTACACCGTGGCGCACTCGCCGCTGATCAAGACCGCGTTGTTCGCCTCCGACCCGAACTGGGGCCGGATCCTCGCCGCCGTGGGCCGTGCCGGCGTGCCTGAGCTGGACGTGAGCAAGATCGACGTGTTCCTCGGCGAAGTCTGCATCGCCAGCCAAGGCGCCCGCGCCGCAACCTACACCGAAGCCCAAGGCGCGGCGGTGATGCAACAGGAAGAAATCACCATCCGTATCGAGCTGGGACGGGGTGATTGCAGTGAAACCATCTGGACGACCGACCTGTCCCACGAGTACGTCAAGATCAACGCTGAATATCGGACTTGA
- a CDS encoding Nudix family hydrolase: protein MKRIHVAAAVIRDAAGKILIARRADTQHQGGLWEFPGGKVEADESVETALARELHEELGIVVDVARPLIKVRHDYPDKQVLLDVWEVSAFSGEPHGAEGQPLAWVTARELTNYEFPAANQPIVAAARLPGEYLITPDGLETPALLRGLQKAIAGGIKLVQLRAPNGYDPQYRDLAVDAVGLCAGKAQLMLKGPFEWLGDFPSAGWHITAAQLRKHAAAGRPFGKDRWLAASCHDAEELALAQQMDVDFVTLSPVQPTQTHPDAQPLGWAEAARLIDGFDRPVYLLGGVGPGERQKAWETGAQGVAGIRAFWPEA, encoded by the coding sequence GTGAAACGAATTCATGTGGCGGCGGCGGTCATTCGTGACGCCGCTGGCAAAATCCTGATTGCCCGTCGGGCCGACACCCAACACCAGGGAGGCCTGTGGGAATTTCCCGGCGGCAAGGTCGAGGCTGATGAATCCGTCGAAACGGCCCTGGCCCGTGAACTTCACGAGGAACTGGGCATTGTCGTCGACGTTGCACGGCCGTTGATCAAGGTGCGCCATGACTACCCCGACAAACAGGTCTTGCTGGATGTCTGGGAAGTCTCGGCGTTCAGTGGCGAGCCCCACGGTGCCGAAGGTCAGCCGTTGGCCTGGGTGACGGCCCGTGAGTTGACGAACTACGAGTTTCCGGCGGCCAACCAGCCGATCGTCGCGGCGGCACGTTTGCCGGGTGAATACCTGATCACACCTGATGGCCTGGAAACCCCGGCCTTGCTGCGCGGTTTGCAAAAGGCAATTGCGGGCGGGATCAAATTGGTCCAGCTGCGTGCGCCCAACGGCTACGACCCGCAATACCGCGACCTGGCGGTGGATGCGGTGGGGTTGTGTGCCGGCAAGGCCCAGCTGATGCTCAAGGGGCCGTTCGAATGGCTGGGGGATTTTCCTTCCGCCGGCTGGCACATCACTGCCGCGCAACTGCGCAAGCACGCGGCGGCCGGTCGACCGTTCGGCAAGGATCGCTGGCTTGCGGCCTCGTGCCATGACGCCGAGGAATTGGCCCTGGCGCAGCAGATGGATGTGGACTTCGTGACGCTCTCGCCGGTGCAACCGACCCAGACTCATCCCGATGCCCAACCGTTGGGCTGGGCAGAGGCGGCGCGGTTGATCGACGGCTTCGACAGGCCGGTTTACCTGTTGGGTGGGGTAGGGCCTGGCGAGCGGCAAAAAGCCTGGGAGACCGGGGCGCAGGGTGTGGCGGGGATTCGGGCGTTTTGGCCAGAGGCTTGA
- a CDS encoding cob(I)yrinic acid a,c-diamide adenosyltransferase, translating into MGFRLSKIYTRTGDKGETGLGDGRRVAKDHPRVEAIGEVDTLNSQLGLLLAGLAEETARHPALGEVIAVLAPCQHRLFDLGGELAMPTYQALNVTEIERLEAAIDLWNEELGPLENFILPGGSSLIAQAHVCRALARGAERRCQQLNAVEPLAGPGLAYINRLSDLLFVAARIIARRQGVAEVLWEAAAKPGE; encoded by the coding sequence ATGGGTTTTCGCCTGTCGAAGATTTACACCCGCACCGGTGACAAAGGTGAAACCGGGCTGGGGGATGGTCGCCGCGTGGCGAAGGATCATCCACGGGTCGAGGCGATTGGCGAGGTGGATACCTTGAACAGCCAACTGGGGCTGCTATTGGCCGGCCTGGCCGAAGAAACAGCTCGGCATCCGGCGCTGGGGGAAGTCATTGCAGTGTTGGCGCCTTGTCAGCACCGGTTGTTCGACTTGGGTGGTGAACTGGCGATGCCGACCTACCAAGCCTTGAACGTGACGGAGATCGAGCGTCTGGAAGCGGCGATCGACCTGTGGAACGAGGAGCTGGGCCCTTTGGAGAACTTCATCCTGCCCGGTGGTTCTTCCTTGATCGCGCAAGCTCACGTCTGCCGAGCCCTGGCCCGTGGTGCCGAGCGTCGCTGCCAACAGTTGAACGCGGTGGAGCCGTTGGCCGGCCCGGGGCTGGCCTATATCAATCGGCTGTCGGACCTGCTGTTCGTGGCCGCGCGGATCATCGCCCGGCGGCAGGGGGTGGCAGAGGTGCTTTGGGAGGCGGCGGCCAAGCCTGGGGAGTGA
- a CDS encoding HAMP domain-containing sensor histidine kinase, with translation MPLRQRLENLPVGQKLLAALLVLLTTVLLVANLTFISAAYYISQESMAPQALQTIGRLVANPSLIADALQSPQSAQRLLDELNSYAPLRAAALYDGQGERLAQLQQGEKLKLPEHFRHMQTWQAGEFRSNQVITLPRPGTTPGHLLLVASSELPTAFYTGTLTASLGILIFSVLLWLVIAQQIKRLITQPIHQLEELSRQVTREENYSLRAARGNHDEIGSLAEAFNTMLSRIEAREQQLKRARDDSQAAYDQAQGLAEETRHTNRKLELEVQVRSKIEKKLTGFQNYLNSIIDSMPSALIALDEQLYVTQWNQEASALSGTRLDEALNQPIFLAFEPLKPYLPQLKQTVEQHTVAKIERVTWTKDDEARHYALTFYPLMGGAGRGVVIRIDDITQRLSLEEMMVQSEKMLSVGGLAAGMAHEINNPLGAILHNVQNIRRRLSAELPKNLEQAEQLGIELPLVNRYLQSREIPQLLDGIQQAGARAAKIVTHMLSFSRRSTRQMAPCDLPALIDQAVEIAGNDFDLAIGFDFKGQAIIRQFDPNLGPVPGTANELEQVLLNLLKNAAQAIHQRQDDSEPGRIILRTRLNPPWAEIQVEDNGIGMSENVRKRTFEPFFTTKEIGQGTGLGLSVSYFIITNNHKGQMEVQSAPGQGTCFTLRLPLAGTSIVAQEHKQVER, from the coding sequence ATGCCATTGCGCCAGCGCCTTGAAAATCTCCCGGTCGGCCAGAAACTGCTGGCGGCCCTGTTGGTGTTGTTGACCACGGTTTTGCTGGTGGCCAACCTGACCTTCATCAGCGCGGCCTATTATATTTCCCAGGAAAGCATGGCCCCCCAGGCCTTGCAGACCATTGGCCGACTGGTGGCCAACCCGAGCCTGATCGCCGACGCGCTGCAATCGCCGCAAAGCGCCCAACGCCTGCTCGATGAGCTCAACAGCTATGCCCCACTGCGGGCAGCGGCACTCTATGATGGACAAGGCGAGCGCCTGGCCCAACTGCAACAAGGCGAGAAGCTCAAGCTGCCGGAGCATTTTCGCCATATGCAAACCTGGCAGGCCGGCGAGTTCCGCAGCAATCAGGTCATCACCCTGCCCCGCCCCGGCACGACACCGGGCCACCTGTTGCTGGTCGCCAGCAGTGAGTTGCCCACCGCGTTCTACACCGGCACCCTCACCGCCAGCCTCGGCATCCTGATCTTCAGTGTGCTGCTGTGGCTGGTCATTGCCCAGCAGATCAAACGACTGATCACCCAACCGATCCACCAGCTCGAAGAGCTGTCGCGCCAGGTGACCCGCGAGGAAAACTATTCCCTGCGCGCCGCCCGGGGCAACCACGACGAAATCGGCAGCCTGGCCGAAGCGTTCAATACCATGCTGTCGCGGATCGAAGCCCGCGAGCAGCAACTCAAGCGCGCCCGCGACGACTCCCAGGCCGCCTATGACCAGGCCCAGGGTCTGGCCGAAGAAACCCGTCACACCAACCGCAAGCTGGAATTGGAAGTCCAAGTGCGCAGCAAGATCGAGAAAAAACTCACGGGCTTTCAGAACTACCTCAACAGCATCATCGACTCCATGCCATCGGCCCTGATCGCCCTCGACGAACAGCTCTACGTCACCCAATGGAACCAGGAAGCCAGCGCACTCTCCGGCACACGATTGGACGAAGCGCTGAACCAGCCGATCTTCCTCGCCTTCGAGCCGCTGAAGCCGTACCTGCCGCAGCTCAAGCAGACCGTCGAGCAGCACACGGTGGCGAAGATCGAACGCGTGACCTGGACCAAGGACGACGAAGCGCGGCATTACGCCCTCACCTTCTACCCACTGATGGGCGGCGCCGGGCGTGGCGTGGTGATCCGCATCGACGACATTACCCAGCGCCTGTCGCTGGAAGAAATGATGGTGCAATCGGAAAAGATGCTCTCGGTTGGCGGTCTCGCGGCGGGCATGGCCCATGAAATCAACAACCCGCTGGGGGCGATCCTGCACAACGTGCAGAACATACGCCGGCGCCTGTCCGCCGAGCTGCCCAAGAACCTCGAGCAGGCCGAGCAGTTGGGCATCGAGTTGCCGTTGGTCAACCGTTACCTGCAAAGCCGGGAGATCCCGCAACTGCTGGACGGCATCCAGCAGGCCGGCGCGCGAGCCGCAAAAATCGTCACTCACATGCTCAGCTTCAGCCGACGCAGCACCCGGCAAATGGCCCCCTGCGACTTGCCTGCCTTGATCGACCAAGCCGTGGAAATCGCCGGCAACGACTTCGACCTGGCGATCGGTTTTGACTTCAAGGGCCAGGCAATCATCCGCCAGTTCGACCCGAACCTGGGCCCGGTGCCGGGCACCGCCAACGAACTGGAACAGGTATTGCTGAACCTGCTGAAGAACGCCGCCCAGGCGATCCACCAACGGCAGGACGACAGCGAACCCGGGCGCATTATCCTGCGCACGCGGTTGAATCCACCGTGGGCAGAGATCCAGGTCGAGGACAACGGCATCGGCATGAGCGAGAACGTGCGCAAACGCACCTTCGAGCCGTTTTTCACCACCAAGGAAATCGGCCAGGGCACGGGCCTCGGGCTGTCGGTGTCGTATTTCATTATCACCAACAACCACAAGGGCCAGATGGAAGTGCAATCAGCGCCAGGCCAGGGCACTTGCTTCACCCTGCGCCTGCCCCTCGCAGGCACTTCGATCGTGGCCCAGGAACATAAGCAAGTGGAGCGCTGA